Part of the Geobacter pickeringii genome, ATCTTCACCCGCTTTGGCAGCCGCATCTCACCCCCCCTGCTCGTCGGTAAGGGCCAGAAGCTCGACCCCTTCGCTCACCAGGCAGCCGACGGTGAAGTTGAGCCGCTCCACAAGCCCCGGCCGCGGGGCGGTGATGGTGTGCTCCATCTTCATCGCCTCCAGGATCATGAGGGGGCGCCCCTTTTCCACCCGCTCCCCCGGCTCCACCATGACCGCCACCACCTTTCCCGGCATGGGGGCGGTGAGCCTGCCGCCGGTTCCTTCCTCGTCGCCGGTGAGGGCGTAGGGGTCGTGGATGGCGAGGGTGTGGCTCCGCCCCCGCTTCATGATGGTGAGGATGGCGCCGTGGCGGACCACGGTGGCCTTGACGCGCGCCCCCCCCAGATCGGCCAGGAGGTCACCGGCGGCGTCCCGCTCGCCCCGCACCAGCAGCGGTCCTCCCGGCAGTTCCAGGAGATACCCTTCGGCGCGGTAGTGGACCGTCACCTTCACCGCCGTTTCCCCGTCCAGGAAGTGGAGAAAGTGGTGATTGTCGCAGTTGAGCCGCCAGCCGCTGGTCTGGTGCCAGGGGGAGGAGGGATCGAGGGAGGTGGCTGCCGCCCGCCGCGCCTCGTCGGCGCGCCGCAGGAGCACGTCGAGGGAGGCAAGCGCCAGGGTCCGGTCGGAGGCGGGGCGCGGATCGGGGAAGAGGTCGGCCCGGTGCCGCTCGATGAAGCCGGTGTCCAGGTCGCCGGCGGCAAAGGCGGGGTGGGCCGCCACGCTCCCGAGGAAGCCGATGTTGGTGGTGACCCCCACCACCTGGTAGTCGGCCAGGGCCTGCCGGAGGCGGCGCAGGGCACCGGCCCGGTCGGTGTCCCAGACGATCAGCTTGGCGATCATCGGGTCGTAGTAGATGCTCACCTCCCCCCCCTCCCCCACGCCGGTGTCGATCCGGACGTTGGCCCCCTCAACGGGGGTGCGGAGGTGGGCCAGCCGGCCGATGGAGGGGAGGAAATCCCTGGCGGGGTCCTCGGCGTAGATGCGGGCCTCGATGGCGTGGCCGCCGATGGCGAGCTCCTTCTGGCCCAGGGGGAGGGGGGAGCCGGCCGCCACCAGGAGCTGCCACTCCACCAGGTCCTGACCGGTAATCATCTCGGTCACCGGGTGCTCCACCTGGAGGCGGGTGTTCATCTCCATGAAGTAGAAGGAGCCGTCCTCGTCCAGGAGGAACTCCACCGTTCCCGCCCCCACGTAGCCGATGGCCCGGGCCGCCGCCACCGCCGCCACTCCCATCTTTTCCCGCAGGGCCGGCTTCATCCCGGGGGCCGGGGCCTCCTCCAGCACCTTTTGATGGCGCCGCTGGATGGAGCAGTCCCGCTCGAAGAGGTGGACCGCATTGCCGTGGGTGTCGGCGAAGACCTGGATCTCCACGTGGCGGGGCTTGGTGAGGTACTTTTCCAGCAGCACCCGGTCGTCGCCGAAGGAGGCCCGGGCCTCCCGCCGGGCCGAGGCGAGGGCATCGGGGAACTCCGCCCCCTCCCGCACCGCCCGCATCCCTTTGCCGCCCCCCCCGGCGCTCGCCTTGATGAGGACCGGGAAGCCGATCCGCTCCGCCTCCCGCCGCAGGAACTCAGGCTCTTGGTTCTCCCCGTGGTAGCCGGGGACCAGGGGGACGGCGGCCTTCTCCATGATTGCCTTGGCGGCGCTCTTGGACCCCATGGCGCGGATCGCCCCGGTGGGGGGGCCGATGAAGGCGACCCCGGCCGCGGCGCACGCCTCGGCGAACTCGGCGTTCTCGGAGAGGAAGCCGTAGCCGGGGTGGATGGCCTGGGCGCCGCTTCGGGCGGCGACCTCCAGGATCGCCTCTCCCCTCAGGTAGCTCTCCCGGGCCGGGGCGGGGCCGATGCGGTACGCCTCGTCGGCCATGGTCACGTGGAGGGCGTCGGCATCGGCGTCGGAGAAGACGGCCACGGTGCGGATGCCGAGGCGCCGGGCGGTGCGGATGACGCGGCAGGCGATCTCGCCCCGGTTGGCAATGAGAATGGTGTCGAACATGGTCTCTATCCTTTCACCCAGGCAGGTTTTCTCTTTTCCAGAAAGGCGGAGAGCCCCTCTTTCCCCTCGTCGGAGGCGCGGGTAGCGGCGATCCGCTCGGCGGTGTCGCGGATCATCGCCCCGTCGACGGGGCCGGCGGCGACCCGGGCCACCAGCTCCTTGGCGGCGGCCATGGCCCGGGGTCCGTTGGCGAGGAGCCCGGCGGCGAGGCGCTCGACGGC contains:
- a CDS encoding acetyl/propionyl/methylcrotonyl-CoA carboxylase subunit alpha, with amino-acid sequence MFDTILIANRGEIACRVIRTARRLGIRTVAVFSDADADALHVTMADEAYRIGPAPARESYLRGEAILEVAARSGAQAIHPGYGFLSENAEFAEACAAAGVAFIGPPTGAIRAMGSKSAAKAIMEKAAVPLVPGYHGENQEPEFLRREAERIGFPVLIKASAGGGGKGMRAVREGAEFPDALASARREARASFGDDRVLLEKYLTKPRHVEIQVFADTHGNAVHLFERDCSIQRRHQKVLEEAPAPGMKPALREKMGVAAVAAARAIGYVGAGTVEFLLDEDGSFYFMEMNTRLQVEHPVTEMITGQDLVEWQLLVAAGSPLPLGQKELAIGGHAIEARIYAEDPARDFLPSIGRLAHLRTPVEGANVRIDTGVGEGGEVSIYYDPMIAKLIVWDTDRAGALRRLRQALADYQVVGVTTNIGFLGSVAAHPAFAAGDLDTGFIERHRADLFPDPRPASDRTLALASLDVLLRRADEARRAAATSLDPSSPWHQTSGWRLNCDNHHFLHFLDGETAVKVTVHYRAEGYLLELPGGPLLVRGERDAAGDLLADLGGARVKATVVRHGAILTIMKRGRSHTLAIHDPYALTGDEEGTGGRLTAPMPGKVVAVMVEPGERVEKGRPLMILEAMKMEHTITAPRPGLVERLNFTVGCLVSEGVELLALTDEQGG